AGATACATCTTCCATCACCCATATTTATTTGGCAAAAAAGAGAGGTCTTCATCAACTCTGTGAATCATTTCTGAGAAGTGTATAAGCTTGCATTTCAAAATAATCTGTAAGTGTTGTCCTAGAACTTTAAGCAATGGTTATCGAAACCACAAGAAGGTAACCATGAAGTTTTAAcagttgttgtcgttgttgttgttaggtgcgaagtcgtgtccgacccatcgtgaccttatggacaatgatcctccaggccttcctgtcctctaccattccccagagtctagTCATCATGTTGTCAAGTGCTGATTTTGTTGGTTACTAAATGTGATTGTCCCAAATTCTAAACGTTTGAATTCTTTCTGTTATCTTTATAGAGAGTCATTGCTTTCTCTCCCTTCTAGCTTATTTCAGCCTTCCCTGGTACACTTGCCCATCATTGTAATTCCCCCTTTTGTAAAGAGAAGTTTCTTTAAAGCTGTTTTCACCTCCTTGTTCCTGAGGCTATATATGATAGGATTTAGGAGCGGGGTAACCAAGCAGTAGAACACAGCCACTAACTGGTCCATATTGAAGGAAAGGTTTCGGGTAGGCCTGACATAAATGAACATCATTGTTCCGTAGAAGATACCAACTACCGTCAAGTGGGAGGCAAAAGTGGAGAAGGCTTTTTTACGTCCAACCGAAGAAGGGATGCGTAGAACGGTGATGATAATGGCAACGTAAGAAACTATGGTTATTGTGAAGGAGCCCACAAGGATAAATGAACAGATGAAGAAACTCAGCATTTCGTTCAGTTGGGTCCTATTGCAAACCAGCCGCAACAAAGGCAAAATGTCACAGAAGAAGTGATCTACCACATTACTGCCACAGTAGCTGAGCTGAGAGATAAGCAGCACTGGTATGAATGGCAGGACCAACCCGACAATCCAGCACCAGGCAGCAATCTGAATATAAACAGTACTACTCATAATGGTATTGTATCTCAGAGGCGATCGTATAGCCACATACCTATCAAATGCCATAGCAGCTAAAAGTAGGCATTCGACTCCACCAAGAccgtgaaaaaaatatatctgggCAAGACAATTGCTGAAGGATACAATATTGTTTGCCCTCATGAGGTCAACCAGCATGGTTGGGACTGTGACTGAAGTAAAACAAATCTCCAGAAAAGAAAAGTTGCCCAGAAAGAAGTACATAGGTGTATGGAGAGAGGATTCGTATCTGGTGATAAAGACGATAACCACATTCCCTATTAGTGATAGCGTGTACATTATTGAGACCAGAACAAATAATGGTACTCTTATATTTTGCAGGCTGGGGAACCCCGTGATAATAAACACATTCACTCTTGTATGGTTTAAAAGATCCATCTTGCAATTGGTCCTTTACCTGAAAGGttgaaaaaaagaaacatttcaaTGATAGTTGTTGGACCTAGTGAATACATTCTAAGTATTTGATTTGATGTTTTTTTTCAGGTAGAATAGTTTGACAGACTAACCTAAAGCAAAGACATTCACCAAACCATATAGGAATGAAAAGCTTAGTTCTGTGCATTTTTTTTAcaacataaaaataaagatgatgttTTCAAGTAATAGTAGAAAAGGAAATTCTCACACTGCTTAAGAAATGTAAGAAACATCTATGACATTCAATCAGGTAGTGGTGAAATGGCATGACCGTACTCACATTAATGGAAACAATACATCTTGAACCTAATTTTAATTCTAAACCTGTTCAGGGTACAAGGTAGGCAGTCCTTTCTGAAACAATGTTGGAAAATGGGTCTCACAGATTATCTCCAAGTAGGAAGACTGGAAAGTATAAAAAACAGGAAATAAGAAGATTAGAAAGGAGAATAGAACATGGTTGTTTTGActtattctcaaccactgcccagaAGATACATTCTGTCATCTTGTTTACATGTGAAGATATTCCTCATCATATAAGCCCTTTAAGAACTGAAGCTCTTTTATCAGCATATTCCTACTCTAGGGAAGTTGATCTCCAAAGAATCAGACACTGAAGTTTAAAGTTAGGAAATATAGATCCTTTTTTGACAGCCTTATTAACTTGTTTAATTGTACAAACAACACTGATTAAAGTAATGGAAAATATCCCACCAATTTTAATTGTGTTGCTAAATCCCCATGAAAGTAATATATGTTACCATTGCTATATTCTATTTAACACAAAACCTTAGTTCAATGTACTGTACTCTACCTTCCATgagaacctccctgagcctcagaggagggtggtatacaaatgcaataaataaatgaacaaacaaataaacaaacaaacaaataaatgaagttttactgtttttactttACACTGCCATGATCTAGTCTCagaagggcagtctagaaatttaattaattaattaataacaacatcaacaacagaTTATCCACTACCTAATTTAAGGTTAAAGGGTTGGATCCTGCTGGAAGGAATGagaattatttccttttgaaCCCCCCACCACCAATCCCATGCTAAAGATTGTGATGTTAAAATGGACAAAAGCAACTTGGACAAGACTACAGAAAGCATGCCCATTTCTTTTGGCATTCTTCGCCTTCAAAAAGAGAGGAAGATCATTCAGATCAGATATTTGTGCATTACAGATCCTTCTAAGGCTATCCTTatacatggttcctctatatatttatgaaacagcctagggggtggaacatgtccggctgtccaagttggaatagggccagccagggtacagccagcaaagctctgattggccccacccctgcagttcccgccctcTTTCCATGGACTATAGccgctttgctctcagatgcacctcagtgcctggagtcagcagtaggtaaggggaaagggccctggccaaagggtggtggtggaaggcctgctaactaacgagggcctcttggcttgctaggctggccctgctaacgggggcctcccggcctgctggctgcctactaaggaactctgtccttgccctgctaacaagctggccagcccctgcccaccccaaagCCACCATAAGctacctggctgggggccaggacaggggACCCTTTTgtggcccgttcttaggaacaggctttgaagctagtcttctATATTGCCACCAGGCACACTGTATTGTTGCTGAAATGAAAGTctccattattttttaaatatttttacatatttgGTACTGATGGTGGTTCTGTATGTGCAGTCCACCACAGCTTTTCATTATTTTATATGGTTCCTGAGAGCAGCGTACATTGTCATCTGGGGCTGCCTGGCCTGATGCTATGGTGGAAGGCATATTGCTCTTGATGgcagtaggagggggggggagcacaatgaCAGTGACTGTGTCAATATTTTTGTACAGGGTAAACAGAAAAGTGATGTAGGGATAGCTCCAGGAGTCTCCAGAAATTCTATTATTAAACCACAGATATCTAGAGCTATATGAAATCACAACTAGGTTTTCCCTGAAAGAGGCATAAAATAGAATAgaaaagaatcctagagttggaagaggttatataggccatctagtgaAACCCCCTGCTCATGTAGTAGCAGCCTAAAGCATACAGGATAAGTATGTATCAAGTAGCTGCTGttagactgccagtgggggggggggcaggggctccccacctccttaatcagtcaattccattgctgaactactctgtgggaaatgttttcctgatatctagccggtgccATTCTAcaaatag
The Paroedura picta isolate Pp20150507F chromosome 16, Ppicta_v3.0, whole genome shotgun sequence genome window above contains:
- the LOC143825342 gene encoding olfactory receptor 6N1-like, with translation MDLLNHTRVNVFIITGFPSLQNIRVPLFVLVSIMYTLSLIGNVVIVFITRYESSLHTPMYFFLGNFSFLEICFTSVTVPTMLVDLMRANNIVSFSNCLAQIYFFHGLGGVECLLLAAMAFDRYVAIRSPLRYNTIMSSTVYIQIAAWCWIVGLVLPFIPVLLISQLSYCGSNVVDHFFCDILPLLRLVCNRTQLNEMLSFFICSFILVGSFTITIVSYVAIIITVLRIPSSVGRKKAFSTFASHLTVVGIFYGTMMFIYVRPTRNLSFNMDQLVAVFYCLVTPLLNPIIYSLRNKEVKTALKKLLFTKGGITMMGKCTREG